The DNA region GTATGATTTGCATGTGAAAGTCTCAGTTTACACCTGTTGTTCTAGTATACTAATggtacttttttttcccttgaaaaaaTGTTGTGTTTAGACAGTAACTTCCATGGCCActtaagatagatagatagatagataattgatAACTGATAgatagaaagaaggaaggaaagagaaaagaaagaaggtaaGAAAGTCCTTTCCAAGGGCATGCATAAGTAAATTCTTTAGCAGCACTTTCAGTATTCTAAttgcctatttttattttttaaatcaggaaaGCAAACCCTGATGTTCACTATTTGAAGAAATTACAGACTGAAGTAAGGTGCCTCTTGAGTTGGAAAAAGGAAGGACCCCACAATTTATGGTGAGGACGGAAGGAATCTGCTGAATTCTCTTGATTATGTCTCCTCccccttcattttatttgttgtaatttgagcagaattgcagagattattcttttgaaagcaaaaaggcagatttttaataTTTGAGTCAAAAAGATAATGTGAATGTCTCAGAAACAGTGATTATGTTCTTTGGGATATTTATGCAGGTTTAGATTTTCCAGTATTAGGCTTTTCCACGATAGACTTTTTATTGGTTTTTGTTGCCTTGTCACTTGTTCTTAAACCTTTTAGTAGCATTCTTCAACTTTTTACCTAGGGGAAGGGAAGACTGAAACCTTTGATAATTGTACATCTTCCGTAAAGGTGGAAACTGGTGATTTGAGTGGTGACATCTCTGTGTGGTACCACTTATTTGTATTACCAACGCAGTGGCACCTTTTCTGTTCGTTTCCATCTTCTCTCTTAGGCTCAAAGAAATTTCATGAGGCTAAGGATTAGAGAAGGTCACGGATTCCAGATTATCCCAGAGTTATCAGCATGTCTTAGACATGTGAAGAGTGTGGCTGTTACTGTGGGGGAAGGAATAAATGGAATAAATGGGATATTCTCTGGTGTGTTAAGAGTTACTTCTAGTTTCGTTGTGTCTGAGGGAGGAGCAAGTGGAAAGTTGCTGTAGCCATTAGTGTAACAGTTGAGAGACAGCGGGACTGGGATTGTTGATTTAAGACGGATTAACCCAGAGTACCCTTACATGCTCTGTGCTTTGTTTTCCTAGTGACATGCACTTATCTCCATTTTAGAAGATTAAGAAACTGAAGGATGATGTCTTAGAGCATTTCTGCCCCGAAGGGCAAGAAATAATGCCTCTTGTTGGTAAGTCTGATGTTCTTTCTAAAAGTCCAAGTTCCTATTTATATTTTGAGAGAAAGCACATGATGTCTGCTAATGGAAGATAAATGAGAAGAAAACTAGGAAAAGTGCCTTTTGTCTCTGGGTTACTGTATCTGCTACTGGATAAAGATCAAAAGAGCTTGCCAACTCTAAATTTAACAAATTGagctttttttttggtaaggtcATTCacaaagatatttttatattagTTGTGAATATGGTTTGATAAGTAGACAGGAAGTGTTTCTCATTTAAAGATGAGGTGTGGAATAAGACTTGTAGGGCTCTAGGGCTACTCTAAATCTAGTGTAATCCGAAGGGATGGGGGGCCATGCAGATGAAAGCCATTGAGGGCATTTGTCTTATTCATTGCTTTGTTAAACCACAAGTAAACTACCCATGCCAAAGAAAGCCTCCAAGTTGGTTTGGCCTGGTTCTTGAAGACACATTCCAGTGTTCCCTCTTATTCCATCTTACAGGATTGAAGCATTTCCTGGAAATGTGTTTGGACCTGGAGGGTTGTTGAACATGTGTTTTCCAAGACTGATGTGTTGCTCTTTCTTTGCAGGCCTGAGAGTTGGCAATGTCATGGATGGAGAGCCAGCATTTATTTCAGCCCTAATCAGCTGCTTCCTAACTGCAAGCAGAAGCTATGTGTGTTTGTTGCTCAGCAAAACCAAGGAGGAAGGGCTATGGCAGCTGACAAAGTCCATCTGAGTTCAGGGTATCTTCAGATTTCTTCGTCATGGACTTTCTTCCTTCCATCTCAACCACAATGTGGTTTGTTTCGCTATTTGATAAAGACTAAGGCCATGTCCCTTGGccaacagccagaacttaaaATCTGCTGGAAAGGGTCAGAAACCATTTCAGTTGCAgctgaggaaaatgaaatttccattttacttgaTGCCTGGCACAGGGGAGGGCACCAATTATTGTAACAACGCGTGAGTGCATGCAGATTGAGTCTTGTGAAATAGAAGCTCGTGGTTATGGCGAGTGACCCAACGTGACCAGAGGTGGCAGGAGCCACAGAGGGACTCATGACGGGCTATACCATGTTGCGGAATGGGGGCGTGGGCAATGGAGGTCAGACGTGGATGCTGCGCTGGTCCAACCGTATCCGCCTCACGTGGCTCAGTTTCACACTGGTCATCATCTTGGTTTTCTTCCCCCTTATCGCTCACTATTATCTTAACACGCTGGATGAGGCCGATGAGGCTGGCAAGAGGATTTTTGGGCCCCGGGCTGGCACTGAGCTCTGCGAGGTCAAGCATGTGCTGGATCTCTGTCGCATCCGCGAATCTGTAAGCGAAGAGCTCCtccagctggaagccaagaggcAAGAGCTCAACAGTGAGATTGCCAAGCTGAACCTGAAGATTGAAGCCTGTAAGAAAAGTATTGAGAATGCCAAACAGGACCTGCTGCAGCTCAAGAATGTCATCAGCCAGACGGAACATTCCTATAAGGAGCTTATGGCTCAAAATCAACCCAAACTTTCTCTGCCCATCCGACTGCTCCCAGAGAAGGACGATGCTGGCCTCCCGCCCCCAAAGGTCACACGGGGGTGTCGGCTGCACAACTGTTTTGATTACTCCCGCTGCCCTCTTACATCTGGCTTCCCAGTGTATGTTTATGACAGTGACCAGTTTGCCTTTGGCAGCTACCTGGATCCCCTGGTCAAGCAGGCTTTCCAGGCCGCCGCACGAACCAACGTCTATGTTACAGACAATGCCGACATCGCCTGCCTTTATGTGATGCTGGCTGGAGAGATGCAGGAGCCTGTTGTACTGCGGCCCGCTGACCTTGAGAAACAATTGTATTCTCTACCATACTGGCGGACAGATGGGCACAATCACCTCATTATCAATCTGTCAcggaagtcagacacacagaatcTGCTGTACAACGTCAGCACAGGCCGTGCCATGGTGGCCCAGTCCACCTTTTACGCTGCCCAGTACagacctggctttgacctggtagTATCACCACTAGTCCATGCCATGTCGGAACCCAACTTCATGGAAATTCCACCCCAGGTGCCCGTGAAACGGAAATATCTCTTCACTTTTCAGGGTGAAAAGATCGAGTCCCTGAGATCCAGCCTTCAGGAGGCTCGCTCGTTTGAAGAAGAAATGGAGGGCGACCCTCCAGCCGACTATGACGATCGGATCATTGCCACACTCAAGGCAGTCCAGGACAGTAAGCTAGATCAGGTCCTCGTAGAATTTACCTGCAAAAACCAGCCGAAGCCCAGCTTGCCTACTGAGTGGGCACTGTGCGGGGAACGAGAGGACCGCTTGGAATTACTGAAGCTCTCCACCTTTGCCCTCATCATCACGCCTGGGGACCCGCACTTGGTTATTTCATCTGGGTGTGCAGTACGGCTCTTCGAAGCCTTGGAGGTCGGTGCTGTCCCCGTTGTGCTGGGGGAACAAGTACAGCTTCCTTACCATGACATGCTGCAGTGGAATGAGGCGGCCCTGGTGGTACCCAAGCCGCGGGTCACCGAGGTCCACTTCCTGTTACGGAGTCTCTCTGACAGTGATTTACTGGCCATGAGGCGCCAGGGCCGGTTTCTCTGGGAGACCTACTTTTCCACTGCCGACAGTATTTTCAACACTGTGCTGGCTATGATCAGGACTCGGATACAGATCCCGGCCGCTCCCATCCGGGAAGAGGTGGCAGCTGAGATCCCCCATCGTTCAGGCAAAGCTGCTGGAACTGACCCCAACATGGCCGACAATGGGGACCTGGACCTGGGGCCGGTGGAAACAGAGCCACCTTATGCTTCGCCCAAATACCTCCGCAACTTTACTCTGACTGTCACTGACTTTTACCGCAGCTGGAATTCGGCTCCGGGGCCTTTCCATCTTTTCCCCCACACTCCCTTTGACCCTGTGTTGCCCTCGGAGGCGAAGTTCTTGGGCTCAGGGACTGGATTTCGGCCTATAGGTGGCGGAGCTGGGGGCTCCGGCAAGGAGTTTCAGGCTGCTCTTGGGGGCAATGTACCACGAGAGCAGTTCACAGTAGTGATGCTGACTTACGAGCGAGAGGAAGTGCTTATGAACTCCTTAGAGAGACTGAATGGTCTTCCTTACCTGAACAAGGTTGTGGTGGTGTGGAACTCTCCCAAGCTACCATCAGAGGACCTTCTGTGGCCGGACATTGGCGTTCCCATCATGGTAATGGAAGAATGAGTGATTTGTTGGACTGCCTagaacagtttttttctttattccttcccCCATCTTTCTTTACTTAGCTCTTTTTTAGTAGAAAGAAATATGCTAAAGCTATTTTCTAAACCTGTGAATACTCCTTTCCCTATGTaatttctgtctgctgtttcttcAGGCCTTAAAATTTGCATGGCTACTACTCCCTTTGATAGTGTCCTAAAGCTCCACTAACACTGGAACTCATACCGGATCAAGAGAGTTGGCAAAACCCCTTTAGTTTTCATCCATGTCCCAGCAAAGATGGTGATAAGTAGTGAAAAAGCTAACATGTGATTTAGGCACTGTGATTAGCATTGTATGATTTATATCATTATCCACTTTCTGTctgtggaaactgaggctccaCGAGGTTCATTGATTGGCTGCAGGTCATGGTGAGTCATGGAGGAGCTGAGCTTTATTTAGTATGTCTGATCCAGGAGCTGCAGATTTCAGCATTCCCCAGAGGATTTTGAGAAGACCTGTGTCCTCTCCCAGGATATTATAAAAGTGTTTTGGGAGACTGGATTTGATGTTTGGGAACGGAACATCCTGAGCCTTCTCTTCTAGAAGGTCTTGAGGGTTTGTCTCATGGTTAGATGCTCTGCTCTATGGAAACAGTAATTGCAGTAAAGGAGAGGGCACCATTTCAGATGACTTCCTGTGTATCTTCCTGTTGATTTAAACATCTCTGAAAGAGATGGCCCCTGTCTTTCTTCAAATAAGACTGCCAGCTACTTAGCCTACAATGTAGGCTGTTTGCTAGAAAAAGGAAGTGAAGAATGGCAAATGCCttgctgaaagatttttttttaagatttatttatttttattggaaagtcagatatatatatagagagaggaggagagacagaggaaatccTTCAtatgataattcactccccaagtggctgcaacggctgaagctgaacagatctgaagccaggagctattctggatctcccacacgggtgcaggaacccaaggctttgggccatcctcaactgctttcccaggccacgagcagggagctggatgggaaatggggcagccaggattagaactggagtccatatgggatcctggaacatgcaaggcaaggactttagccgctaggctaccacgctgagtCTCCTGGAagattttttaagaaaactattgatatggggtcagtgctgtggtctaactggttaagctgccacctgaaatgccagcatcctgtatcggTGCCCATTTAAATTGTGGATGGCTctacttcgaatccagctccctgctgatggcttgggaaggacagcacaagtgtttgggtccttgctaccctgtgggagtcctggatgaagctcctggcttcaacctggtcaaGTACTGGTGCTGATAGCTacttgaggcatgaaccaggggctggaagagccctctctctcagtaactttcaaataaataagtagtttttgtttgtttgtttgtttttgttaagaaAATCAGTAGCTTTTAGAAAAGGTTTATCTGGAAGGGGATGTTTGAGCTACTTCATGCCAAGAAGTTTCTTCAATGaggaattaattttatttgtaatgttttctttaaaagggatttttgttttatttgaaaggcagagttagaaggggggacagagagagcaagatcttccatcattgatggagtcctcaaatggctgcaatggccagggctgggtcaagtgaTGCCGGGAGCCTCCCTTGTTGGTGGCAGGGGCGTAGGCccctggccatcttctgctttcccaggtgcattagcagggagcagctgggactcattgCTGTGCTGAGATGCTGGGCTCACTGTGGTGTTTTCTAAGTAGCAGCGTAATGTGATAGAAAAAGTGCTCTTGGAGTGGTGTGACCAGGGATAAAATAGTCATTTCATGATCATCAATAAGCTAATTAGCTTCCCTGACCTGCCCTATGAAAAAAATGGCACTAATATTAATATGTTAGAGTAGTTTTTCCATCTAGAATCGGGCATTATCTACTAGCTTCTGGTTACCAGGACTTTAAATGAGCAGCAAGCAATCTCCCAGATTCCTGCCCCTCAGGGAGAATCGCCTGAAATCTGTGCATTGGTTTGGGTAAACGAATCAACCCGAAGCCTCTGCCATGTCAGAAGCTGCCCAGCAGTTTGTACTTGTGCTACGGTCCTCAAACAAGCAGTAGATTACGTGCCAAGTAGTGGGCTGTGAAGTATGTTGAACCAGAGATATTTAGATGGGAAAGGATTGTATGAGGGGTTCCTGATAGAGCTTATATATTGGATTTCATGATTGTTTTCTAATCCCTGTTTGCACAAGCAAGGAGTCAGGCTCAAAGAGAAGGTAATGTTTATTGCAGTTGTCCTCA from Ochotona princeps isolate mOchPri1 chromosome 11, mOchPri1.hap1, whole genome shotgun sequence includes:
- the EXTL3 gene encoding exostosin-like 3, with product MTGYTMLRNGGVGNGGQTWMLRWSNRIRLTWLSFTLVIILVFFPLIAHYYLNTLDEADEAGKRIFGPRAGTELCEVKHVLDLCRIRESVSEELLQLEAKRQELNSEIAKLNLKIEACKKSIENAKQDLLQLKNVISQTEHSYKELMAQNQPKLSLPIRLLPEKDDAGLPPPKVTRGCRLHNCFDYSRCPLTSGFPVYVYDSDQFAFGSYLDPLVKQAFQAAARTNVYVTDNADIACLYVMLAGEMQEPVVLRPADLEKQLYSLPYWRTDGHNHLIINLSRKSDTQNLLYNVSTGRAMVAQSTFYAAQYRPGFDLVVSPLVHAMSEPNFMEIPPQVPVKRKYLFTFQGEKIESLRSSLQEARSFEEEMEGDPPADYDDRIIATLKAVQDSKLDQVLVEFTCKNQPKPSLPTEWALCGEREDRLELLKLSTFALIITPGDPHLVISSGCAVRLFEALEVGAVPVVLGEQVQLPYHDMLQWNEAALVVPKPRVTEVHFLLRSLSDSDLLAMRRQGRFLWETYFSTADSIFNTVLAMIRTRIQIPAAPIREEVAAEIPHRSGKAAGTDPNMADNGDLDLGPVETEPPYASPKYLRNFTLTVTDFYRSWNSAPGPFHLFPHTPFDPVLPSEAKFLGSGTGFRPIGGGAGGSGKEFQAALGGNVPREQFTVVMLTYEREEVLMNSLERLNGLPYLNKVVVVWNSPKLPSEDLLWPDIGVPIMVVRTEKNSLNNRFLPWNEIETEAILSIDDDAHLRHDEIMFGFRVWREARDRIVGFPGRYHAWDIPHQSWLYNSNYSCELSMVLTGAAFFHKYYAYLYSYVMPQAIRDMVDEYINCEDIAMNFLVSHITRKPPIKVTSRWTFRCPGCPQALSHDDSHFHERHKCINFFVKVYGYMPLLYTQFRVDSVLFKTRLPHDKTKCFKFI